A stretch of the Archocentrus centrarchus isolate MPI-CPG fArcCen1 unplaced genomic scaffold, fArcCen1 scaffold_26_ctg1, whole genome shotgun sequence genome encodes the following:
- the cds1 gene encoding phosphatidate cytidylyltransferase 2, translating into MTELRKRGGGDPDSADNISDKEADGDDRLGLAGDAEGECDGDSKADTPDFPLSTADTDNTPECLNKALQGLPPRWKNYWIRGVLSLAMISGFFLIIYMGPVALMLVVMTVQIKCFQEIITIGYRVYHSYDLPWFRTLSWYFLVCVNYFFYGETVADYFGALVQREEPLQFLARYHRFISFALYLAGFCMFVLSLVKKHYRLQFYMFAWTHVTLLIVVTQSHLVIQNLFEGMIWFIVPISIVICNDIMAYLFGFFFGRTPLIKLSPKKTWEGFIGGFFSTVVFGFILACLLAQFQYFVCPVGFNSETNCFTVECERSDIFVMQEYTLPTVLQNTLRWKTVNLYPFAIHSIFLSSFASLIGPFGGFFASGFKRAFKIKDFANTIPGHGGIMDRFDCQYLMATFTHVYIASFIRGPNPSKVLQQLLLLQPEQQLTIFHNLQSHLRDRGMLPAAAAQAE; encoded by the exons ATGACGGAGCTGAGGAAGCGAGGCGGAGGAGACCCTGACAGCGCCGACAATATCAGCGACAAG GAGGCTGACGGTGATGACAGGCTGGGCCTGGCCGGTGACGCAGAGGGAGAATGTGACGGTGACTCCAAAGCAGACACTCCAGATTTTCCTCTCTCCACAGCAGACACAGACAACACTCCAGAATGCCTCAACAAAGCTCTGCAGGGGCTGCCGCCCAG ATGGAAGAACTACTGGATACGAGGAGTTCTGTCTTTAGCCATGATTTCTGGCTTTTTCCTCATCATCTATATGGGACCTGTGGCTCTTATGCTAGTG GTCATGACTGTCCAGATCAAGTGTTTCCAAGAAATTATCACCATTGGCTACAGAGTTTACCATTCCTATGACCTGCCATGGTTCAGGACACTAAGCTG GTACTTTCTGGTGTGCGTCAACTACTTCTTCTATGGAGAAACTGTTGCAGATTACTTTGGAGCTCTGGTGCAGAGGGAGGAACCTCTGCAGTTCCTGGCTCGATATCACCGCTTCATCTCCTTCGCTTTGTACCTCGCAG gtttctgcatgtttgtgctGAGTTTAGTGAAGAAACATTACCGCCTGCAGTTTTATATG TTTGCTTGGACCCATGTGACCCTGTTGATTGTGGTAACTCAGTCCCACCTTGTCATTCAGAACCTGTTTGAAGGAATGATCTG GTTCATTGTCCCCATCTCCATTGTGATTTGCAACGACATCATGGCCTACCTGTTTGGATTCTTCTTTGGGAGGACTCCACTCATTAAG CTCTCACCCAAGAAGACCTGGGAGGGTTTCATCGGAGGCTTCTTCTCCACTGTGGTCTTTGGCTTCATT CTGGCCTGCCTCCTCGCTCAGTTTCAGTACTTCGTGTGTCCCGTGGGCTTCAACAGTGAGACGAACTGCTTCACAGTTGAATGCGAGCGTTCTGATATCTTTGTGATGCAGGAGTACACGCTTCCCACTGTGCTACAAAACACACTAAGATGG AAAACCGTCAACCTGTATCCCTTCGCGATCCACAGCATCTTCCTCTCATCCTTTGCATCCCTCATCGGACCGTTTGGCGGCTTCTTTGCCAGTGGTTTCAAGCGAGCATTCAAAATCAAA GACTTTGCCAACACCATCCCTGGCCATGGCGGTATCATGGACCGTTTCGACTGTCAGTACCTGATGGCCACCTTCACGCACGTCTATATTGCcagcttcatcag aggTCCGAACCCCAGCAaggtgctgcagcagctgctgctgcttcagcctGAACAGCAGCTCACTATTTTCCACAATCTGCAGTCCCACCTGAGAGACCGGGGGATGCTCCCAGCTGCTGCCGCCCAGGCCGAGTGA